A genome region from Hevea brasiliensis isolate MT/VB/25A 57/8 chromosome 7, ASM3005281v1, whole genome shotgun sequence includes the following:
- the LOC110652715 gene encoding PRA1 family protein B4 — protein MATPTPPTLPISNPQTTTTATGSTAASAQSQPPIATPAFRAFINNISESVHHGLSQRRPWVELVDRNSFSKPESLSEAALRVRKNYTYFRVNYLTIIVLILAFSLLSNPLSLLLLLGLLASWLFLYFFRPSDRPLVLFGRTFTDFETLGLLIVFSVVVVFLTSVGSLLISALLVGLAIVFAHGSFRVPEDLFLDEQEPATTGFLSFIGGAASNAAAAAAPVVVAARV, from the coding sequence ATGGCCACCCCAACTCCTCCGACACTCCCCATCTCCAATCCCCAAACTACCACCACCGCCACCGGATCCACCGCTGCTTCAGCCCAATCGCAGCCTCCGATCGCTACTCCTGCCTTCCGCGCCTTCATCAACAACATCTCTGAGTCTGTCCACCACGGCCTCTCCCAGCGTCGCCCCTGGGTTGAACTCGTTGACCGCAACAGCTTCTCCAAACCTGAATCCCTCTCTGAGGCTGCCCTTCGTGTCCGCAAGAATTATACCTACTTTCGCGTCAATTACTTGACCATTATCGTCCTCATCTTGGCTTTCTCTTTGCTTTCAAATCCTTTGTCGCTCTTGCTGCTCCTTGGACTCCTCGCCTCCTGGTTGTTTCTCTATTTCTTCCGTCCTTCCGATCGGCCTTTGGTCCTCTTCGGCCGTACCTTTACGGATTTCGAGACCCTCGGGTTGCTCATTGTGTTTAGCGTGGTCGTGGTTTTCCTCACTAGCGTTGGATCTTTGCTTATCTCGGCTCTTTTGGTGGGATTAGCCATTGTTTTCGCTCATGGTTCGTTTAGGGTCCCTGAGGATCTTTTCTTGGATGAGCAAGAGCCTGCAACTACTGGATTTCTGTCATTCATAGGTGGTGCTGCTTCCAATGCTGCTGCTGCCGCAGCTCCTGTCGTGGTCGCCGCGCGTGTTTAA